CCCGTTTTTCCTTGAGGGCAAGGATGTCTACAGTTTTAAGCTTGCTAATGTCATCTCCCAGGTCTTAGAGACGGATCTGCCAATGACAAGGCATGTAGATTTCCGGCAAGTTGGTAAACTCAAAAAACTGATCACCTTTCTTGCTGCAAACGTGCCATCTCAGGTCAATATCCAAAAGCTCTCCAGCCTTACTGAATTATCCCGTCCCAGTGTCTATGGATATCTAGAGAGCCTGTCTCAGGCCAGACTTCTCAACTTGGTCAGGCATGCCGGGACAGGATACAAAAAGCTCTCCAAGCCTGACAAAATCTACTTGGAAAACCCAAATTTGGCCTTTGCCTTATCTGAAGGCTTCAATACAGGAACCCTCAGGGAAGCCTTTTTTGTCAATCAAGTCCAAAATGCATTCAGCTATCATCCTGGTATGTTGGAGTCCCCAATCGCTAGTGCCGCCCAGGGTGATTTTCTGGTCCAGGAAAAGTATACTTGTGAGATAGGCGGCAGGAATAAAGGAACACACCAAATACAAAATGTTTCCAACTCCTATGTGGCTGCTGATGGCATAGAAGTTGGCTTTGGCCGCAAAATTCCGCTTTGGCTGTTTGGCTTTTTGTACTGAGGGTAAAGAAACCCTCTCATGGTTTGTTTACATATTCCATGAAGGCAAAGAATGAAAAGGGGGAAGAATTGGGCCATGCCCGTTTACGGCAAAGGCGCTGGTGGAGCAGGGGGTGTTGACCCGGGGCGGGAGTTTTGACTAACCTTTATCAGCATTCGGCAGTGTTCGGTCCAGGAACTGTGCAGGTGGCCGGAGGAAAGAGGGAGCGCATGGAACATACACAGGATTCGAGTCATACGGAGAGGATACTGGTGGCTCTGGACGGTTCGGCCCCCAGCAACCGGGCGTTGGATAAAGCCATCAGCCTGGCCGAGAAATGCCAAGGAAAGATCTACTTGATCCGCATCCTGGAAATGGAGGCCCAGGACGGGCCCGGGAAGGAAGGGCAAAACCGGCTTGTGGAGGATATGCAGGCTAAGCTGGGCAATATACGGGAGGACGTGGAGAAACATGGACTGGAGTGTGATTTTGTGGTTCATGTGGGGCCGCAAATAGCCCCGTTGATTGTCCAGGAGGCGAAAGACAAGGATATCGACATCATCGCCATGGGCACTCACGGATGGACCGGGCAGACCGCGATTGTGGCCATGGGCAGCGTGGCCCGAAAGGTCTTGTGCTCTTCCCCGTGTCCTGTGCTGATCATCCCCCCCCATTCATTGTCCGGCAAGTCTTCCGATTGTCAAAAGTAGGGCGCAGTGCTTCTCGGTCTGGGGTTGCGTTTGTTACTGAGCCGAGCGCACTGATAGATGTGGAAGGTAGAGGACTATGTATGCATACCAGATCATGAGTTCGCAGATTGCGATTGCGGACACACACCAAACCC
This genomic interval from Desulfovermiculus halophilus DSM 18834 contains the following:
- a CDS encoding universal stress protein; protein product: MEHTQDSSHTERILVALDGSAPSNRALDKAISLAEKCQGKIYLIRILEMEAQDGPGKEGQNRLVEDMQAKLGNIREDVEKHGLECDFVVHVGPQIAPLIVQEAKDKDIDIIAMGTHGWTGQTAIVAMGSVARKVLCSSPCPVLIIPPHSLSGKSSDCQK
- a CDS encoding ATP-binding protein, translating into MDYWFSEQQVRLRNLPDTQRYLYPKIDWSLPCLGILGARGTGKTTMMLQHLLEHHKGSAKALYISIDHPKFQAISLYDFGREFFAYGGQVLFLDEVHKYENWASHIKALYDLCPGLQIIFSGSSIVQLHEQDVDLSRRVVLYSLHGLSFREFLLFEFGLSLSALSLEDILKDHVGIAQEISAHIRPLEHFEGYLRYGYYPFFLEGKDVYSFKLANVISQVLETDLPMTRHVDFRQVGKLKKLITFLAANVPSQVNIQKLSSLTELSRPSVYGYLESLSQARLLNLVRHAGTGYKKLSKPDKIYLENPNLAFALSEGFNTGTLREAFFVNQVQNAFSYHPGMLESPIASAAQGDFLVQEKYTCEIGGRNKGTHQIQNVSNSYVAADGIEVGFGRKIPLWLFGFLY